The following proteins come from a genomic window of Bubalus kerabau isolate K-KA32 ecotype Philippines breed swamp buffalo chromosome 20, PCC_UOA_SB_1v2, whole genome shotgun sequence:
- the LOC129635425 gene encoding nascent polypeptide-associated complex subunit alpha — protein sequence MPGEATDTVPATEQELPQPQAETGSGTESDSDESVPELEEQDSTQATTQQAQLAAAAEIDEEPVSKAKQSRSEKKARKAMSKLGLRQVTGVTRVTIRKSKNILFVITKPDVYKSPASDTYIVFGEAKIEDLSQQAQLAAAEKFKVQGEAVSNIQENTQTPTVQEESEEEEVDETGVEVKDIELVMSQANVSRAKAVRALKNNSNDIVNAIMELTM from the coding sequence ATGCCCGGTGAAGCCACAGACACCGTCCCTGCTACAGAGCAGGAGTTGCCACAGCCCCAGGCTGAGACAGGGTCTGGAACAGAATCTGATAGTGATGAATCAGTCCCAGAGCTTGAGGAACAGGATTCTACACAGGCAACCACACAACAAGCTCAGCTGGCAGCAGCAGCTGAAATCGATGAAGAACCAGTCAGTAAAGCAAAACAGAGCCGGAGTGAAAAGAAGGCACGGAAGGCTATGTCCAAACTGGGTCTTCGACAGGTTACAGGGGTTACTAGAGTCACTATCCGGAAATCTAAGAATATCCTTTTTGTCATCACAAAACCAGATGTGTACAAGAGCCCAGCTTCAGATACCTACATTGTTTTTGGGGAAGCCAAGATTGAGGATTTATCTCAGCAAGCACAGTTAGCAGCTGCTGAGAAATTCAAAGTTCAAGGTGAAGCTGTCTCAAACATCCAAGAAAACACACAGACTCCAACTgtacaagaggagagtgaagaggaagaggTTGACGAAACAGGTGTGGAAGTTAAGGACATAGAATTGGTCATGTCACAAGCAAATGTGTCTAGAGCAAAGGCAGTCAGAGCCCTGAAGAACAACAGTAATGATATTGTAAATGCTATTATGGAATTAACAATGTAA